A genomic window from Lotus japonicus ecotype B-129 chromosome 1, LjGifu_v1.2 includes:
- the LOC130730169 gene encoding protein FAR1-RELATED SEQUENCE 6-like, translated as MGDDCDTDSHAPLDNNSSGCQETLTPLLLAECKAEVLPFDENDDLHVPQPGMIFSSEDEVRSYYKEFASQLGFRVMTRTSRKGRDGRVKYLILQCSGSGGSNKGGISTYMKPNCEAKITVTLNKDGTCRVNTVTLSHNHELSSHGILKNIDMRSKKISGQKNVDVCVKRTSSQSDCRNYTKKRRHLLGENGDSEALQKYFGRMQKQDSNFFYTVDIDDFFSVRNVFWADGRSRAAYESFGDVLTVDTAYLFNQYKMPLVTFVGVNHHGQSVLFGCALLSSEDLESFVWLFQSLLHCMSGVPPQGIITNHCEAMQKAIETVLPSTRHRWCLSYIMKKLPQKLQRYPQYESIKHHLQNVVYDAVSTDEFERNWMKIVEDFGLEDNEWLNELFLERHHWVPSFVRSSFWAGMSVNLLNESMHAFFDGYVNQHTTLKQFVDQYDNTLQYKAEQEYVADVHSSCSTKACITQSLIERQFQSAYTNAKFQEVQDEFVGKADCNVSVDRVDGSICHYNVVEDVIIGDMPREYVVEVTYNRVTCDVKCDCRLFDFRGILCRHSLAILSQERVKEVPGSYVLDRWRKNLRRKYVYVKTSYCVQHLKPQMQRLESLCNQFISVAEAAAESEETTSFVKVTLCNFKEKLEAWAPHLTNSSQVDIEEAQCISSSYGAGDALT; from the coding sequence ATGGGTGATGACTGTGATACAGATTCGCATGCCCCATTAGATAATAATTCTAGTGGGTGTCAGGAAACCTTGACTCCACTTTTACTGGCAGAATGTAAGGCTGAAGTCCTTCCTTTTGATGAAAATGATGATCTTCATGTGCCACAGCCCGGGATGATATTTAGTTCAGAGGATGAAGTCAGATCATATTACAAAGAATTTGCCAGCCAATTAGGCTTCCGGGTCATGACTAGAACCTCAAGAAAGGGACGTGATGGCAGAGTTAAATATTTAATACTTCAATGCTCTGGATCTGGAGGAAGTAATAAAGGAGGAATAAGTACGTACATGAAACCGAATTGTGAAGCCAAGATAACTGTGACATTGAATAAGGATGGGACCTGCCGAGTAAACACGGTTACTCTCAGTCACAATCATGAATTGAGTTCACATGGAATCTTAAAGAATATTGACATGCGGAGTAAGAAGATATCGGGTCAGAAGAATGTTGACGTGTGTGTTAAGAGGACGTCAAGTCAAAGTGACTGCAGAAACTACACTAAGAAAAGAAGGCATTTGCTTGGGGAGAATGGAGATAGTGAGGCCCTTCAAAAGTATTTTGGTAGGATGCAAAAACAAGATAGCAACTTCTTTTATACGGTTGAcattgatgatttcttcagcgtGAGGAATGTCTTTTGGGCTGATGGGAGAAGTCGGGCTGCATACGAATCATTTGGTGATGTGCTGACTGTTGATACTGCATATCTCTTTAATCAATACAAAATGCCACTTGTAACTTTTGTTGGAGTAAACCATCATGGGCAATCTGTACTTTTTGGCTGTGCGTTGTTGTCAAGTGAAGACTTGGAGTCATTTGTTTGGCTCTTTCAATCATTGCTACATTGCATGTCTGGTGTTCCCCCACAAGGAATTATAACAAATCATTGCGAGGCCATGCAAAAGGCGATTGAAACTGTGCTCCCATCCACTCGACATCGTTGGTGTTTATCGTATATAATGAAAAAACTTCCCCAAAAGCTACAGAGATATCCTCAGTACGAGTCCATAAAACACCATTTGCAGAATGTTGTGTATGATGCAGTCTCAACAGATGAGTTTGAGAGGAATTGGATGAAGATTGTGGAGGATTTTGGCCTTGAGGACAATGAGTGGTTGAATGAATTGTTTCTTGAGCGGCATCACTGGGTTCCTTCCTTTGTCAGAAGTAGTTTTTGGGCTGGAATGTCCGTTAATCTACTTAATGAGAGCATGCATGCCTTTTTTGATGGATATGTAAACCAGCACACAACTTTGAAGCAATTTGTTGATCAATATGATAATACTTTGCAGTACAAGGCAGAGCAGGAGTACGTAGCTGATGTACATTCATCTTGTAGCACTAAGGCTTGTATTACCCAATCTCTCATTGAGCGGCAGTTTCAATCTGCATACACTAATGCAAAATTTCAAGAGGTTCAAGATGAGTTTGTTGGAAAGGCTGATTGTAATGTTTCTGTTGACCGAGTTGATGGTTCTATTTGTCACTATAATGTTGTTGAGGATGTGATAATCGGTGATATGCCTAGGGAATACGTGGTTGAAGTAACATATAACAGAGTGACTTGTGATGTAAAGTGTGATTGCCGCTTGTTTGACTTCAGAGGGATACTTTGTAGGCACTCACTTGCCATACTATCACAAGAACGAGTAAAGGAAGTACCGGGTAGTTATGTTTTGGATAGGTGGAGGAAAAACTTGAGGAGGAAGTATGTTTATGTCAAAACCAGTTATTGTGTTCAGCACCTTAAACCTCAAATGCAAAGGCTTGAATCCTTATGCAATCAATTTATAAGTGTTGCTGAAGCCGCAGCTGAATCTGAGGAAACAACTTCCTTTGTAAAGGTTACACTTTGTAACTTCAAGGAGAAGCTTGAAGCATGGGCACCCCATTTGACAAACTCATCTCAGGTGGACATAGAGGAAGCTCAGTGCATAAGTTCATCTTATGGTGCTGGAGATGCACTAACATGA